The genomic window AATTGAAGTTCAAAAGACAATAATTAATGGcgcttataataaaaataaattactacGAACTCAAGGATTTTTTAAAGTTCAAACGGaaaggtttgtttttttttttgggtaagttATAAGTTTTAACGGAAAGATTTGTTTAAaggatattatatatataataatatatatatatatataataataataataaaaacaaaaattacgaAAAAAGGGCAGCGAGGCCACGTGTCAAACATTTGGATTTAACCACTGACACTCGCTATTGCTACAAGTGCGTTTTTTCTGGTACGAAACCGAAACAAACTGTGCCACgctttcttctctctctctctctctctctctctctctctctctctctctctctcaatattGTTGGATTCTCTCACACTCTTTAAACGTTCCTTTCACTCTCAATCAATTCAACATtcacaattaccctttctttCATCTCtacaaacaaacaacaacaaaaagtCCCTGTTTCAAAATCAGGTTTGAATTTCTCATCTTTCATATGAtgatcttgttttttttttgtttataatgttTTATGATTTATACTGTTTAAATATGAATCAATGTACAtgtttgtgttttgattttatttttaggttttAGGTTACAATGGCTGTCAATTCTGGCCAAATTGATTTAAATGCCGATGCTGTTTTATTTGATAAAGAGAATCAGGTTTTGGGTTTTAATTCTACAACAAGGTCTATTGTTAATAATGTTGGTGTCTCTTTTTCTGAAACCCTAATTAGTCATGTTGGTGGAACCAATGGTTCAATGGACATGCTTTCTGGGAGGAATAATATGAACTCAGGGTGTGGTATTATGATTAATAATGGTGGAAAAGAGGGTTTTTGTGAAGGAAAGGGAATAATTGATGTTGTTAATGGAGGGTGTAATGGGAAATTGGGAGAATTTTCATGTGGGTTGGTGAAGAATGAAGATGAGAAAAAGGCTATTCAGATTGAACAAGAGTGTGAGAATGTGGGGAAAGTTGCACTTGCATTGAGTGATGAGGTTCCAGGAGTTGAAGATGATGTTATTGAGTGCGACCACAAGGTTATGAATGTTGCTTTGGCAAAATTATCCGCAGTTGCAGAGGATGATGGCATTATAAAAGGTGTTGGTAGTTTTGTTAATAAAGACAATCCTGAAGATTCTCGTGCCTTGGGTTTTGCAACCTACCAGTTACAGGATGGATTTCCGTATGTTGAACACATGGATGTCAATGCAGCAGAGCCTTTGGATGTGAAACATTCATTTTCGATATGTTGTCACGAGATTGATTCTTCTTATGAGTTGAAACAGCCAGCCTTTCTGTCAGATGCACAAGTAGATTTGACTCAGAATCAAACCACAAATATCAATATTTCTGGTGCAGGTATCTCCGAGAATATTCAATACAATGGTCGTGATTTTGATCTTGTGGTAGATCTTAATTCTTTCAAAAACACTCAGGAGGATAGTGTGCCTACGGAATCAGTATTTTCTGAAGTTGCTTACCGTGTATCCGATCTTGTATGGGGAAAGGTTAGGGAACATCCTTGGTGGCCTGGTCAGATCTATGATCCGTCAGTTGCATCGGAGAAGGCAAAGAGGCACCTTAAGGAAAACTGTTACCTGGTAGCATATTTTGGGGATCAAACATTTTCTTGGAATGATGTGTCAATGATAAAGCCATTTCACAAACATTTCTCAGAAATGGAGAAACAGAGTGATTTGGAAATTTTCCGCCATGCTGTTGATTGTGCTTTAGAAGAGGCCTCGAGACGGGTTGAGTCTGGCTTGTCTTGTCGTACGCCTGGAGAAGTGTCTTCTAAGCTGAAAACACAAGTAATTGCTAATGCTGCATCATCTTTCGAACCGACGGAACTTGTCAATTTTGTTAAATCATTAGCCCAGTCACCATTTATTGAATTTGATAGACTGGATTTTGTAAGTGCTCGTGCTCAATTGTCGGCTTTCTATCACTCAAAAGGCTATTCTCAACTGCCTGAGTTTGCAGAGCCTGGTCAGTTGTTTGCTAATGATATGGATCAATTTAATGAGCAAATTCTGATGAAAACCCACCAAGAATTTTCTCAGAAGTCCCAGTACATCTCTCGAAATATGAAGCAGAccgacaaaaagaaaaaacttttgTCAGATTTAATGTCTGAGGGGAACTCCTGGACTCCAAATGGTGAATGTATGTTAGAAAAGAAAGCTGGTGATAATACAATTTCACGGCGTGGCAGGAAACGCAAGGCAGCACATGATACTTCATATGATTATTTCCATAATTCCCAAATTGATGATGATAAATCAACTTCACAGCGTGAAAAGAAACCGAAGGCAGCTTATAATACTTCTGACGATTATTTCCATAATTCACAGCGTGGAAGAAAACGGAAATTAGCATACAATACTTCTGATGATTGTTTCAATAATTCCCAAACTGGAAACGTCATCCAATTACAGAATGTATCACTAGATGAGATGCGGTCACAACTATGCTTAGCTGCCAAGGATCCTGCAGATGAAAGTTGCTTCAATGACATGATACATTTCTTTCTAGAATTTAAAAAGTTCACCGGCCGTAACGATTCTGTTTTTCTGGAGCAGGGATTGTCTTTAGAACAAGAGCATGGGGGTGAGACTGGAGTAGTAACCTCCACAGAAGCTGCTGCTACAGCTTCTATTTCACCACCAACACCGATGGAGCGTTGCAATGATTCTTATTGGACTGACAGAGTAATTCAAAGCATTTCTGAAGAGGAGACACTGTTAAAAAACCAGAAAGAAAAAGACGAACTTTTGCTAGCTGCTGAAATTAGCCCTAATATGGGTTTAATGTATCAAGATACTGATGAAAATATGGGTTCAGAACCTTCAAACCTTGTGGAACATGTGAACGAGAGTTCTCCGACTTCTCTTACTCTGAAATTTACATCCTTGGATTCGGTTCCTTCAACAACGGATCTCAACAAGATCTTTGGCCGCTTTGGGCCACTAATTGAATCGAAGACTGAACTGCTAGAGAAGACTAACCGCGCCAGAGTTGTTTTTGAAAGACGCTGTGATGCAGAAACTGCTTTTAGTAGTGCTGGAAAGTATAGCATATTTGGACCTTCACTACAAAGTTACCGCCTCAAGATTTTGCCTCGAACACCAAACAAAGTTCCAGGAAAGAGAGGcagaaaaagcaaaaaagaaaaaagttccATGGATGCTGCCGCAGTTTGATTCCTTGACAATTATCAGTGAGTTTATGTGAATATCAGTTTAGTTATAGTATTTTGATGAGTTATTAATTTGGCTAGCATGCTAATACATAGAATTGAGTAGCTCACTAGTTGATGATATATATAAATCTTCTGGGGATAGTATCAATTCCATTTAATTATGATGATGGATATATTTTGGGACTAATATGAACAAAGTTTGAAGTTTCAGTTAGTATATGACTTTTGTTTGACAAGTTATATTTGTTAAGACTGGTGCATTATTATTCTGAAAACCCAAGGTGTTTGATTATACTGCATCTTCCTATTCAAATTTTTATAGTTATTcgaaattgtttgttttttttttgaagaagcgtTATTCGAAATTGTATTGCATGATTCATATCCATTCCTTCATTTTTCATGGATACCATATTCTCCACTTAGAttctttaaatatatattttttaggttcaACCTATAAGTCTCCTCTTAAGAATTTGTTGCTAAATATAGTTTTATGAGCAATTCTTACGGTGTCTTTCGTTTAGACTCAACCACACCATTGTTGGTCTATTCTTTTACTTATTGGCTATTTTATTTGGTGAATTTATTGGCTATTagttatttgttatttattggCTATTAGTTATTAATGAAATATACATAGAGCtcgtttgaattgacttatttttgagcttatgagaaacaacttatacaaataaataagcttttatgtattattataagattTTCAAGGCAGTTTATAAGATTTTTTCATAAACATTAACAACGACGTCTCAGTCTCATCGCCAATCCCTTCCACCGTAATCATTCATCaggtctcttttttttttcttttcctttctgAACATCCTTAAAGCAAATAGTTTTGCTACATAATAGATAACATATACGGAGTAATAGAATTTCTTTATGGTTAAGTCAGTGTATTTC from Trifolium pratense cultivar HEN17-A07 linkage group LG1, ARS_RC_1.1, whole genome shotgun sequence includes these protein-coding regions:
- the LOC123902289 gene encoding PWWP domain-containing protein 5-like, whose product is MAVNSGQIDLNADAVLFDKENQVLGFNSTTRSIVNNVGVSFSETLISHVGGTNGSMDMLSGRNNMNSGCGIMINNGGKEGFCEGKGIIDVVNGGCNGKLGEFSCGLVKNEDEKKAIQIEQECENVGKVALALSDEVPGVEDDVIECDHKVMNVALAKLSAVAEDDGIIKGVGSFVNKDNPEDSRALGFATYQLQDGFPYVEHMDVNAAEPLDVKHSFSICCHEIDSSYELKQPAFLSDAQVDLTQNQTTNINISGAGISENIQYNGRDFDLVVDLNSFKNTQEDSVPTESVFSEVAYRVSDLVWGKVREHPWWPGQIYDPSVASEKAKRHLKENCYLVAYFGDQTFSWNDVSMIKPFHKHFSEMEKQSDLEIFRHAVDCALEEASRRVESGLSCRTPGEVSSKLKTQVIANAASSFEPTELVNFVKSLAQSPFIEFDRLDFVSARAQLSAFYHSKGYSQLPEFAEPGQLFANDMDQFNEQILMKTHQEFSQKSQYISRNMKQTDKKKKLLSDLMSEGNSWTPNGECMLEKKAGDNTISRRGRKRKAAHDTSYDYFHNSQIDDDKSTSQREKKPKAAYNTSDDYFHNSQRGRKRKLAYNTSDDCFNNSQTGNVIQLQNVSLDEMRSQLCLAAKDPADESCFNDMIHFFLEFKKFTGRNDSVFLEQGLSLEQEHGGETGVVTSTEAAATASISPPTPMERCNDSYWTDRVIQSISEEETLLKNQKEKDELLLAAEISPNMGLMYQDTDENMGSEPSNLVEHVNESSPTSLTLKFTSLDSVPSTTDLNKIFGRFGPLIESKTELLEKTNRARVVFERRCDAETAFSSAGKYSIFGPSLQSYRLKILPRTPNKVPGKRGRKSKKEKSSMDAAAV